GTTACCTACGCATAgttttaagtttttcataaataagGGGAGAAACCGGGTCTCAGTCTTGATTTTTTACGGTGGAAACTGCAAGATATAACCAATCAGTGCTATAAATACAGTTATTTACCAATTGTTGAACCTATCTTCTACAATTTTAAGTTATCATGTGCACCTTTTTCGAAACAACCACATCCaggccacacacacacacacagagagagagacagagagagagagacctCCAGAGAGCACAAAAGGTTCCATAGGACATGTGGCTAGAGCAAATTCAGCATTATCTCGATGACCAGTCAGTATCTGCAAGGTGTGGTTCAAATCATCAAGCTTGAGCAAtggtatgttttttttaaaaaggtaTCAAATGACAGATAAATAAACTTTTTGCATGCAACCCTCATTGACCAGAATTGTTTTGAGACAAGACCTACAGTATCGGTGGGCAAAAATATAGATAGGAATCAAGTGGATCTGGATGACTGATAAATATCAAGTCACAGTCACTTCAAAAGCATACCAGATCCGGACGAGATGCTGTAGCACCTAAAACAGGTTGACGAGTAGGTTGCCTTTCTACATCCCAAATGAGAACCTATCCCCAAGTCAAAGGTTAGGCCATACAAATTAGTTTGCTAAATTTTCAAGACCATATAAAGGAAAAGAACATGAGTACATAACCAATTCCACAAAAATTTGAGGGAAATAGAAGCCATGCATGTATAAAATGCTTACATCGGGACTGTCGGTGTGAGTGGCCACAATGTTGTTATTCTGCAGCAATTCCCTGATACGATTCACCTGAAACATAACATGTCCCATGTTTCACATTTTTACTTTTGGCCTctctttcttttcaaaataactGATAGGGCCCACCTTTTGTTCCACATTGATAGGGACAGACAGAGCAGTGTTTTTTTAATGTTATAACGCAATCAGGGTTCCATGGATACACGGCATATAGTGTATATTATGATGTTTATAAGTGAcataaattcttgaaaaatgttAAAAGGTGCAAGAAGCTCAAAATGAAAATGGAAAAGAGAATTTGGAGGAAAAGCATAATTCACTTTGGAAGagaaattattatgattatcAGGTTACCGGAACACTTgacattttgttttttaaaatagttttcttcttcagtttttctttttcttctcacGCATGACCATTAACCAATGGATTTTATAGTCAGTTATATCGACAAACCAACATGATTTTCAGTAGAATCATGCTAAATGCTAGCTAATATTTTGTAATTGAGTGAGACTTTTGATTTCTAGCTCCATTTATTTTCTAAAGTAGGGAAGGCGAAAATACTAAAACATACCTCTCCAGGATGTATGATGGTCTTGCTCTTTTTTACAAAAGGTGAACGGGATTCCTCGTTGAACTAAAATATTGACCAAAAAGCCGACCAACAAGAATCAATTTGGTTTGATAAAAAACTATTAATTGAACAGCAAAAAGGtataacatttcataaacacACCCACTCATATTTGATATCAACACATCACCTGTGCAATGTGCTCTGCTGCTGCAACTCTAGTTTTCACTATTTCAACGTTCGCTATGACAAGTGTATTTGGAACTGTGCCATCGGTCTGGCGGGAAAGGGGAAAAGGGGAAAGTTAGAATCGTGAACATTTGGCATAAGAAAAGAAACTGATTTTATACAGATAGGAGAGAAACAAATGTTAATAGTGTCATCGCCACTCAAGCAAGACAATGACAAATTACAAAAGCTAATATTCATGTTCACGTATATCTCATTCACCCAGATATTAACTGTTGAAAGACATGTAGCAGGGAAATCGGTTGTCAAAAGGGATGAGTGATGAgcaggaagaaaaaaaattagatcaTCTCCCAATAAATAAGAATTTTGTGAATGAAATACAACTTCAAGATTCAATATCTAAATCAGCAGAGCATGCATATATCCTGCCATCAAGGTTTATTCATGCTTTAGCATCTTCCTAACATCAAGGTTTCATCACAGTTATCATGCCTTAATCACTGCTGGTgcaatcatttttttttgtggaaCCAAAAAAGCCAGATTACCGTGATACTGAAAAAACAGCAGTTTCAGAATTGACAGTCATTGTGCAGCCAAaattaaagcaaaaaaaaaaaaagaaaagaaaagaaagggaCGAGATAAGTAAAATCATAGAGGCATGTAGATTGCACAACTGTTGAAGTAATCTCGGTGGAGATAGATGTCTCTGAAACTGAAGTTTTATTCTATTTTCTGTAAAATTAATTTACACTTAATTTCTCGTCAAATGCAATGCATCTAGATCCTAGGTGTATTAATAGTTTTGACAACTAGTAAAAAATAAGCATTTCTTTTCCTAAGTGCCAAAATTCCGATCCAGACAAAACAATTTCACTCCTGAACATGAGGATGTAAACAGGATGATAAAATCATCTCACCTGTTCTGAAAGATATAGTCTTTGACGATTCTTGTAAGTTGCTTGTTCCACCTTCGGTCCCCATCTGAGACAGGGGGGGTAAAAAGCATCACTTATCGATAAAACATGGAACAATTTTAAATGGAGTAACTGAATGTTGTATGGGTCATACACCAGGGGTAACTGAAACCCACATGCAACAAAACGACGAAGTGAACAAATTTAGTAGATGCAAATAACCAAACAAATCTACCAAAAGACCAAAACGAAATCACCACTGGTGAAGCAAGTTTAAAGAGCATTAAGAGTGTAGAACAGCTGAAACATATATGGAGGAAAAAATACGTACATTTCCACAGATTAGAACAACACATCCAATAAGTAAAATATTTCAGTAGCTAAGGTACCAATATCTACCAATCAAGTCTCCAGACAACAAGAGAGCACAGCGGCAAAGAAATGCATGTAAATGTGCATTAAAACCCTAGAGATAGAAGAAAATTTAACCGGCAAGAGAGAGACGGCCAAACGAGGTTGTGATTGGCTAGCCAATCGTAGAGAACGGGAACTAGGGATTTCCATTGAGTGTAGCGCTCCTCCACGCTATGCTCCGCTGCTCTATCCTTCATTTTCCCCTCCGTGGCGGAGTGTATTTTTTCCAGCGGTTTTTTTGTGCGAGTGTGGAGGCTCCGTACTGTTGCTGaataaagaaattgaaaaatcaGATGAAATATTTCAATGGATGGCTGTCCGCTCATTTAGACCATATTTGTGGTAAAGAAAAGAATTTtctctttcaaaaaaaaaaacaaataataataataattaaaacccttttttttttttttttttttaccgatCTTCTCCATTTCACCGATCTTCCAATCTCCGGAATACACACAACAAATGGGTACGAATCCGATCCATCGCTCAATTattccttttttattttaaaaataaagtattaAAACACTCAATTGAGCTTTGCTCAGATCTATTATTtagattattaatttatttggtttCGTTTCTGTTTCTTGTCGGAAAATGTGGGCAGAATTTCAGCCTTTTATTTTGTTGCTTGATGATATTTCAGTTTGGGGATTTTTGAAGTTGTTCTGAATTTTTTTGTCGTTTGCGAGAGCTCATGTTTTGTTTTGtagatttaaaatttctttgaGTGACATTTGTATAAGAACGTATGCATGATGTTCATTTCAATTTGCAACTCTTATTTTCGTCTTGTATGTGTATATTTCAACACTGTTGTCGGTTGCTGATTTCctcttaaaatttcataatcatGTTTGGCTTTTTCCCGTGTGGTTATTTCTCATCGGCTTtccttttttcttaatttttttgttttttgttgtcCTGCCGTTGCATGGTGCTGTTGGTGTAGcaattaatgattaattaagaaaatgtagctAGTATATAAATTACTATTGTGCTTCTtgctaattcatttttatttaacatATTCAGATAAAAGCAACAGTTGTTGTTTAACTCACCTCATAGATGAAGATGGTAATTTCAATGTTGTTGGAATCGACAACTTCATGAAGGAAGTTAAACTTGCCGAATGTGGCCTTTCTTATGCTGTAGTTGCTATCATGGGCCCTCAGAGCAGTGGTAtaaattttggtttatttttgTTCCGTTGGCTCAGGCGACAATGCATTTTTGCATGATTGACGTTGGATTTTCATTAAATCTCATTAAGAGCtgcacaaattttattttttcctgtGAACGTTTTTAGAAACGATCATTCAAACAACTCTATTATTCTTTGTTAATTAGTGATGTAAAAAATGAACTATTTTGTTAACTGAAATATGCTCTACGAGTTTTACAGGGAAGAGCACATTGTTGAATCACCTGTTTGGCACTAATTTTAGGGAAATGGATGCTTTTATGGGGAGGCAAGCACATTCTAACTATTTGATTGCCTTTTGTTTCTCATGAAGTCagaaaaatactaataaaagtTTAACTTTATCAGGTCCCAAACTACAAAGGGTATATGGCTGGCAAAGTGTGTTGGAATCGAACCTTGCACTCTTGTAATGGATTTAGAGGGTACTGATGGAAGAGAACGAGGAGAGGTTGCTATAGTTTATTTATTGACTTTTGCAGTCATTTGTCATTTGTACATTCACTGTCGGCAAAGTGATGGTGTCTGTTTGACAAATTTTCTGCGTTTCTTTGTACTCATCTTGGCTTAGCTTTTGATGGCATTGTCTTGTTGGTGCTCCATATTCATGCCAATCGATTATATGGTATTTAAGACGACAAAGTTGTAATTGCGTGCCACGTAAAATATCTCTTTATCATCGATTTTTTTCCTATTCATTTCCCCATCCAGAAGAAGCCTTCACAACTCTTTTTGTACCATTCGTTAGCACATGCATTGTAATGTGATGCATTCTATCATCGGGAATGCATGCTAGCTTTGTAGTGTCTTTAATCTTTCTTTGTAATTCagtttatatgttatttgaataaGTATTTCCCTAAAGTTTTTACTCCTTTTCAGGATGATACTGCATTTGAAAAGCAGAGTGCTCTGTTTGCCCTGGCTGTTTCAGATATCGTGCTCATAAACATGTATAATTCTTGCGTTTCATTACAAGTGATCTAGGTTTTTCAGATTAATATAACTGTTTAGTATTGGTGTATGCCTATCTAAATTAATGTCTTGCAAAAATTTTATCTACAGGTGGTGTCATGACATAGGCCGTGAGCAGGCTGCAAACAAACCTCTCTTAAAAACTGTATTTCAGGTAATCCATCAGTGTGCAGCACAAATATTTAATTCGAATGTAACTGTTAGTGATTTGTTTTATCATGAGCAGGTTATGATGAGATTATTTAGCCCACGCAAGACAACTTTGCTGTTTGTAATTCGTGATAAGACAAGGGTATTATGTtcttgtttttcattcaaagATTCTTTCAATATCAACTGCTTCAGGTATTTGGTATGTCTGGTCCCATGAAAGAAATATTGAAATGCTGGAGCATTTTTGTTTCTCTTTGCATCGTAGACTCCTTTGGAAAACTTGGAGCCCGTTTTAAGAGAAGACATTCAGAAGGTACATATATGAGGCCTTTCATTTATTTGTTTGTGTATGTTACGTATTATGATTTTCTCTATCTTTTCACCTTTGATCCCTCTATGAAGATTTGGGATTCAGTTCCTAAGCCACAAGCTCATAAGGAAACACTATTAAGTGAATTTTTCAATGTAAGGTGTTGATTTACGGATATGTTCTCTTTCACGCCTTTCTATGATTTAAGTTGATTAACAAGGCTATTAAATGGTTGAATATCAGGTTGAAGTTGTGGCTCTCTCCAGTTTTGAGGAGAAGGAAGATCAATTTAAAGAGCAGGTTTATACTCTTTTGAATTTTAGTAAAGTTGCACTCATATTTTCCAAAGGCGGTCTTTTATAATGGAGCTATTTCCATTAGTTGGCGCATCACATGTATGTACTTTTCTCTGGGGGAAGTTGAATGCAACTGAAAACCTTAAATTTTCTTTTGGTCAAAGGTGGCGAGTCTAAGACATCGCTTTTTCCATTCTATTGCACCTGGTGGGCTCGCAGGCGACAGGCGTGGTGTAGTTCCCGCTTCTGGCTTTTCATTTAGTGCAGAACAGATGTGGAAGGTCATTAAGGAGAATAAGGATCTTGACCTGCCTGCTCACAAGGTTTAGTCCAAAATTTCTGTTCATAATCAACCAGTAAATTATCGAGGAAGTTTGTCATTGGAATAATTGCTTGTGTTTTGTTAGGTTATGGTTGCCACCGTACGCTGTGAGGAAATAGCTAATGAAAAGTTCTCctcttttatgtcaaatgagGTACTTTTCTAACAAAACATGTGAAGGCTTTTTGAGGCTTGATTTTTATATATCTGTGAGCTATTTAATCATCAAGTTTTTTGGGTCCATAAATATGTAGGAATGGTGTCAATTAGAAGAGacggtacaatctcaatcaGTGCCTGGGTTTGGGAGGAAGCTCACATCAATTCTTGATGTTTGTCTGTCGGAGTAAGTTAACAGTGAActtgcatttttattttctattagaCGATGATAATTGTGGCAAATTTGGTCTTAGAATCTGTTTGTGGTCATTGaagaatttgtttatttttgaaCAGTGACTTTAATCTTTGATACCCTGACACAATGTTTGTTTTTAGTTTCCTAAACTCCCAAAACCATTTCTCAAGAACATGTTCCCATACTTTTGTGTTCAACTGTTTCTAGTTCTGAGGATGAccacaagaaaatttatttgACCAGTATATTCACGGAATTTTGGCCCTTTTCTTGTCTGTCGTTGTAGTGGGTTGATGTTATGGTTGATCAGTGGGTGGCCATGGGGTTTTCTGAAGGACATTCATCAAGACTGGTTACTAGGAACAGATTAAGTGGATCATTAATGTTGCAACTTGCAATACTAAAATCATATGGACTATGATTTTTCTAATCGGATacaggatttattaaatttgaacATTCACAGTAAGCAGATGTGTTTGACAACAAGCTTTCGGTTGAAAACTgtcttgttttcttttcaagACAAACATACCAGTTACTTATGCCAAATAGAGAAGAATAAGGAAGCTAATATATCTGTAATATGTTTATGGACGTTTCATTTTCAGCTTATTTGGCGAATGGGTAAGTGGTTGATTACTTGATATATCGAGTATAGAGAGACAAAGAAGTTCGGTAACTAGTTTCCTGCTATTTAGTTCGTGGTGAATATTATTTGTAACAGAAAACTACTCATATTTGTTATCCATTAGAGTTATAATCCGAATTCAAGTTGCTGAGTCATTTGAgtgtatgttttatttttatttttttatattaggtATGATGCTGAGGCCACGTATTTTGATGAAGGTGTTCGATCTTCAAAGCGGAAACAATTGGAAGAGAAACTTTTGCAAGTAATACTTTTGAGTTTCTtggctgttttttttttacatgaaagATCATATCCTTAAAGTAAAAAATGGAGGTACAATTACACTGGATATGCCTAGGAAATCAAAGAAAAGAACAAAACATCAACTTCTTGAACCAACAACTAACCATCTGACTTCTAACATACAAATATTACTCAAAACATCATACACCAGTGgacaaatatttgaattttccgAAAGATGTCATCAATCCTCTGTTCTTCATTCTCAAATATCCAACGATTTCTTGCACTTGAAATATGAAATATGACAGCTGCCATAGCCATGTACCGCATCTTTGCCAAGGAGGAAGCACCACGGTAGACCCCTCTGAAAGCCTTTAAAGGAGTTTGTTGTGAGCCCATCAGTTTGTTCATTCCAAGCCATTCTCGGATTTTCATCCAAAGAGATCTAGATAGATAGAGAATTTTTTGTTGGATAGTCCACTTTTGAACTCGTTGATATATTTTTTGGTGTTTATGTGCAAACTTACATGCATTAGGAATTGCTTTTGTTATTGTTAGTAAACTGTGTTAGTAGTGATGCTCTGTGAAAATTATTTATACACCCAAAGGTTTTTTACTTCTGCCATTTGGATCCTGATCTTTTGACAGTTTTTTCAATATTGATATTCTGACACTAGTCCGCAAGGTAGGTGCCCTGCGGTCTTGCATGACACTGGTCCAAATTGTGTTTAGTTGAATCTATTTAATGATATTGTGGCCGTGGATataatgtttaatattttttcatagatataATTGAGTTCATATAAAGTCCTGCTATGGACTTCTTGCATCCAAGTTTATTACCTTTTAAGGATAGATTGGTTGCTGTGTCCTGAGTTGATGGATACAATTTAATCTTAGCTGTTTATCTGTTTGGTTTTGTGTTTTCCCTTGACAATGTCCAATTTTGTTGGTTACCTTAGCTTGTTCAACCAGCTTATCAATTCATGTTGGGACACATACGCTCTGAAACCTTGGAGAAATTCAAAGAAGCATTTGATAGTGCCTTGAATGAGGGTAAAAGGTTTGCTGTGGCTGCACGGGATTGCTCCAAGTTTTTCGTCTCACAGTTTGACAAAGCAGCTGCAGGttcaataatttatatataacatGCCTCAACTCGAGTTTCTGCCTGACATCATAATGTAGTTAAATTTCGACTTGAAGATGACCCCTAAAAAGCATCTTAAAATGGCAGAGTAGCtcaaaaaactaaattttgaatttgctACTATTCAGTGATACTTTCCTGTTCCAGCTTTGTAGTTTATCTAACATCGTAATTACGAACCTCTTTAGTTGCGGCAACCTTCTCATTATAGCAAGAAATTTGTTATTGTACTGAATGAGCTAATTCTCGATGTTTATTGCTGATGATATATGAAACAGGCAAAATAACTCTTTCTCATGGTTTGTAGATGCGGACATTGACCAGGCAAATTGGGACTCTTCTAAAGTACGAGATAAGATCCATCGCGATATAGATGCACATATTTCTACGGTTCGAGCTGCCAAGCTATCTGAACTTACAACCATATTTGAGGTATGATATACTGGCTAACAAAATCTTTATGATCTGGTGTTTGTTGAGGGATCATCATTATCACTATAATGTTTGGAccttctttttttgtttgtatATTGTGTAGCTTTTGCTGATAACATTTACATGGACAGAAAAAATTGAATGTAGCAATATCTGAACCTGTTGAGGCTTTATTAGATGGAGCTAGCGATGACACATGGTCTGCAATAAGAAAACTTCTTCAGCGTGAAACTGGAAAAgcaattaattgtttttctagtgcactCGTTGGTTTTGAAATGGATGAGGTTACAAAGGAAAATTTGGTCTCAAGTTTGGAAGAATATGCCACTGGATTGGTTGAAGCAAAAGCGAAAGAAGAAGCTGGAAGGGTCTTGATCCGTATGAAAGACAGGTCTTTTGCAGTGTTTTTCTTAATATATTTACTTAAGAATATATGCAGTTTGGatatttttttgtgtatatatGTTCAGAACTGACCAAACTTAACGTTGACAGGTTTTCGACCTTATTTGGCCAGGATACTGACTCAATGCCACGGGTCTGGACTGGAAAGGAGGATATTCGAGCGATCACTAAAACTGCTCGTTCAGCTGTATGATATGCTTGACCAATATCTCCTGTGTGATATGCTTTTGTCATCTAATGGGGCATTTACGGTTTTTTTTCCACTTGTATATGGCCCACCAGTCTTTGAAGCTACTGTCAATTATGGCTGCTATCCGCTTAACTGATGATGCTGATACTGTTGAGAATACCTTGTCCCTTGCTCTTTTGGAGCCCAATACTGGAGCGTCCAAAAGTGGAGCATCTTCAAATAAAAGTGTTTCAGTGGACCCTCTTGCCTCAAGCACTTGGGAAAAGGTAGTTGGCATAGttatatatcatattataaatTGAAGAGACTTTTCAGTCAAAAGAGTCTCTTTAGTATGCTACTTGCTAACCAATACTTTACCTACTTTTAggaaaaatttcttctttctATCTTTAATTTGTTTCCTTCGCTACTGCCACCCAAAATAATTGTGTTGATACTTGCACTTTATTGGCCAAACTTCTGGCTCTCATCCTTTTTGTTGTTAGTCAAACTAGCGTATACCTTATTGTGTATCTTTTCTGTGTCAGTCTTTATCATTTATTAGAATATATTTTTAGTCCTGTATCTTAGGCTGATTTGTTGGCCCCTAATTTTGGGGATCTTGCTGTATCAGTTCCTATTATTTAGGAATTAGCTGTACACTAATGTGTATTTATGGACTGTGTTCTTCTATTGTGAATAATACGATTAGAATTATTCTCTCTCAAAActtcatggtatcagagccatgggtGATGAATCTGAGAAAACTCCAAAGGGATCTGTTCTGTTTCCCTCTTCTTATTCTAATCCTTCTGAAAACAGTCTTACAACTAGTTTTATCACTAGTCATAAATTGACTGATAAAAACTATCTCCAATGGTCTCAATCCATGATGATGTTCATCAGTGGACGAGGACGAGATGATTACCTCACTGGTGTTGCTGTTCAGCCTAGTCAAAGTGACCCAACTTTCAAAGCTTGGCGTACTGAAAACAACCTTGNNNNNNNNNNNNNNNNNNNNNNNNNNNNNNNNNNNNNNNNNNNNNNNNNNNNNNNNNNNNNNNNNNNNNNNNNNNNNNNNNNNNNNNNNNNNNNNNNNNNNNNNNNNNNNNNNNNNNNNNNNNNNNNNNNNNNNNNNNNNNNNNNNNNNNNNNNNNNNNNNNNNNNNNNNNNNNNNNNNNNNNNNNNNNNNNNNNNNNNNNNNNNNNNNNNNNNNNNNNNNNNNNNNNNNNNNNNNNNNNNNNNNNNNNNNNNNNNNNNNNNNNNNNNNNNNNNNNNNNNNNNNNNNNNNNNNNNNNNNNNNNNNNNNNNNNNNNNNNNNNNNNNNNNNNNNNNNNNNNNNNNNNNNNNNNNNNNNNNNNNNNNNNNNNNNNNNNNNNNNNNNNNNNNNNNNNNNNNNNNNNNNNNNNNNNNNNNNNNNNNNNNNNNNNNNNNNNNNNNNNNNNNNNNNNNNNNNNNNNNNNNNNNNNNNNNNNNNNNNNNNNNNNNNNNNNNNNNNNNNNNNNNNNNNNNNNNNNNNNNNNNNNNNNNNNNNNNNNNNNNNNNNNNNNNNNNNNNNNNNNNNNNNNNNNNNNNNNNNNNNNNNNNNNNNNNNNNNNNNNNNNNNNNNNNNNNNNNNNNNNNNNNNNNNNNNNNNNNNNNNNNNNNNNNNNNNNNNNNNNNNNNNNNNNNNNNNNNNNNNNNNNNNNNNNNNNNNNNNNNNNNNNNNNNNNNNNNNNNNNNNNNNNNNNNNNNNNNNNNNNNNNNNNNNttttcttcttcaagtgttgaggaagaaatattcttctcattgaaaaatcttcttgtttttctagtgcaaaacaagaagggatttacctagcaagtggtgggcctaattttgaaggttggaagcttgtagatttgtcatcctttgaagagctaaggtgtttacaccttagttggagccatacatcaatccttgtgattgataggtacatttcttaacacactatgaatgtcattttgttgtttttgtatttgctacaccaagatatggaggtggccgaaatttttacttaaaaatttgatttttaaacttccgttgtgcttccggtcaccgtaaccgatcccctttcatatTTCATAGcagaatataatataataatcacaaataaaaaataatcatcatGTCGCAATAACCAATAGATTCTTGAATGATCCACAAATTTCACTCGTAGATTCAATTACATTACATTACATTACTCATTTCAATACAAAATTGGTCGAAAAATCCCAGTCTGGtttcaataaaaatacaaatcaaGATTTAGGTTCAAACGACACAAATTGAAGGCAAATCGTAGGTAAACCAATGCCAGCAAGAGAATACTATGTTACCACCACAGGCGATGAAAATAATCAGCAAAAAAAAGAATGACAAAAGTAAAAGTCAATTATATACTACCAGTGGGG
This sequence is a window from Primulina huaijiensis isolate GDHJ02 chromosome 13, ASM1229523v2, whole genome shotgun sequence. Protein-coding genes within it:
- the LOC140991645 gene encoding protein ROOT HAIR DEFECTIVE 3 homolog 1-like — translated: MDKSNSCCLTHLIDEDGNFNVVGIDNFMKEVKLAECGLSYAVVAIMGPQSSGKSTLLNHLFGTNFREMDAFMGRSQTTKGIWLAKCVGIEPCTLVMDLEGTDGRERGEDDTAFEKQSALFALAVSDIVLINMWCHDIGREQAANKPLLKTVFQVMMRLFSPRKTTLLFVIRDKTRTPLENLEPVLREDIQKIWDSVPKPQAHKETLLSEFFNVEVVALSSFEEKEDQFKEQVASLRHRFFHSIAPGGLAGDRRGVVPASGFSFSAEQMWKVIKENKDLDLPAHKVMVATVRCEEIANEKFSSFMSNEEWCQLEETVQSQSVPGFGRKLTSILDVCLSEYDAEATYFDEGVRSSKRKQLEEKLLQLVQPAYQFMLGHIRSETLEKFKEAFDSALNEGKRFAVAARDCSKFFVSQFDKAAADADIDQANWDSSKVRDKIHRDIDAHISTVRAAKLSELTTIFEKKLNVAISEPVEALLDGASDDTWSAIRKLLQRETGKAINCFSSALVGFEMDEVTKENLVSSLEEYATGLVEAKAKEEAGRVLIRMKDRFSTLFGQDTDSMPRVWTGKEDIRAITKTARSASLKLLSIMAAIRLTDDADTVENTLSLALLEPNTGASKSGASSNKSVSVDPLASSTWEKVPSSKTLLTPVQCKSLWRQFKIETEYTVTQAISAQEASRRSNNWLPPPWAIIALVVLGFNEFMTLLRNPLYLGVVFVVYLLIKALWMQLDIAGEFRNGVLPGILSISTKFLPTIRNLLRKLAEEGQGRGSSDPQCNPPRQSNILQSGANNYTNLSLSVSSEVTSSENGTEYSSSSVNHKTK